A stretch of the Lactuca sativa cultivar Salinas chromosome 9, Lsat_Salinas_v11, whole genome shotgun sequence genome encodes the following:
- the LOC128129032 gene encoding uncharacterized mitochondrial protein AtMg00810-like, giving the protein MGELNYFLGIQVRQSPKGIFIGQDKYITNMLKTYSMENASTAKTPMSTSYKINLDLDGKYVDQKHYRGMIGSLLCLTASRPDIMFSTCLCIRFQANPKESHLMAVKRIFKYFKEKAYLGLFYPSKGNLYLQDFTHSDYGGGKLDRKSTFGSCQFLGDRLIS; this is encoded by the coding sequence ATGGGTGAGCTCAACTACTTCCTAGGTATACAAGTTCGTCAATCTCCTAAAGGAATCTTCATTGGTCAAGACAAGTATATCACAAACATGTTGAAGACATACTCCATGGAGAACGCATCAACTGCAAAGACACCAATGTCTACTTCCTACAAGATTAATTTAGACCTTGATGGGAAATATGTAGATCAGAAGCACTACAGAGGAATGATTGGCTCATTACTGTGCCTTACAGCAAGTCGaccagacatcatgttttctacatGTCTGTGTATACGCTTTCAAGCCAATCCAAAGGAATCACACCTCATGGCAGTCAAAAgaattttcaaatattttaaagaaaaGGCTTATCTGGGTTTATTCTATCCTTCTAAAGGCAACTTATATCTCCAAGACTTTACTCACTCAGATTATGGAGGAGGCAAGCTCGACAGAAAGAGCACTTTTGGTAGCTGTCAATTCTTAGGAGACAGATTGATTAGCTAG